A stretch of Prunus dulcis chromosome 6, ALMONDv2, whole genome shotgun sequence DNA encodes these proteins:
- the LOC117633084 gene encoding probable esterase KAI2 — translation MGIVEEAHNLRVLGSGQQVIVLAHGFGTDQSVWKHLVPHLVDDYRVVMYDNMGAGTTNPEYFDFERYATLEGYAYDLLAILEELRIGSCIFVGHSVSGMVGAIAAITRPDLFTKLVMIGASPRYLNDVDYYGGFEQEDLEQLFDAIRSNYKAWCSGFAPMAVGGDLDSVAVQEFSRTLFNMRPDIALSVAQTIFQSDTRQILHLITVPCHILQSVKDLAVPVVVTEYLHQNLGGESIVEVMSSDGHLPQLSSPDIVIPVILRHIRYDIAA, via the exons ATGGGAATTGTAGAAGAAGCTCACAACTTGCGGGTCCTGGGCTCAGGCCAGCAGGTCATAGTCCTAGCCCACGGCTTCGGCACCGACCAGTCGGTCTGGAAGCACCTCGTCCCCCACCTCGTCGACGACTACAGAGTCGTCATGTACGACAACATGGGCGCCGGAACGACAAACCCCGAATATTTCGACTTCGAGCGCTACGCCACCCTCGAGGGCTACGCCTACGACCTCCTCGCCATTCTGGAGGAGCTTCGGATCGGGTCTTGCATCTTCGTTGGCCACTCCGTCTCCGGCATGGTCGGCGCCATCGCCGCTATCACCCGCCCCGACCTCTTCACCAAGCTCGTCATGATCGGCGCCTCTCCTAG GTATCTCAACGACGTCGACTACTACGGCGGGTTCGAGCAGGAAGATCTGGAGCAGCTGTTCGATGCCATCCGATCCAACTACAAGGCTTGGTGCTCTGGTTTCGCACCCATGGCGGTCGGCGGGGACTTGGACTCGGTGGCGGTCCAGGAGTTCAGCCGGACCCTCTTCAACATGCGCCCCGACATTGCCCTCAGCGTCGCCCAAACCATCTTCCAGAGCGACACGAGACAAATTCTCCATCTGATCACAGTGCCCTGCCACATTTTGCAGAGCGTAAAAGACCTCGCTGTCCCTGTCGTCGTCACAGAGTATCTGCACCAGAATCTGGGCGGCGAGTCGATCGTGGAGGTCATGTCATCGGACGGTCATCTTCCGCAGCTGAGCTCGCCGGATATTGTTATCCCGGTGATTCTCCGGCACATTAGATATGATATTGCGGCGTAA